Sequence from the Mixophyes fleayi isolate aMixFle1 chromosome 4, aMixFle1.hap1, whole genome shotgun sequence genome:
CTGTTCCAAAAATTCATACTATTTGATCTGTACACAATTTAGAGCCCACTCTCAGTTAACTTACTGAAGCATACAATACGCCATATTCAGGTAACTTCAGAAGTAAGTAACACTGAGGGGTGTCATACCTGTGCCTGAAGATCTGTAAGTGGCTGTAGAAGGTCCGAGCTTGGCCACCAGTCTGAAAGACACATTATTGCTTTCTGTGTTTGCTCAACCAACAGCAATAACTACAATGTGTATGTGCTAATTATTTAACTATGTAGTAATTTTATTCAATAGATGTTTTGTTTAGTTCACAGTATTTTCTGATTCCTGTTTTCGTTCAGTAGAACATTGTAGGGGGGCAGTGTTGATACTACACCTTTTGTTTCCTTTattgcaaaaaacaaatttataaattaataattttaaaacaacagCGTGCCCCCCCTAAAATCATTACCCACCACCAGCGTTATATAGCCTTAGCTAGTGCCCACTGAGGCATGTAGACTATAAGTATGGTATCCCCTGCTTAATTTACATCCAAGCTTAACAGTGTAGGCTGGTCCCACTATACCAGGGAACCCTGCAGTCTAGGGTTCCCCTGTTACAATGTTATCAGCTCCTGCCAGCTCAGTGCCGGTCTATGGTCACCAAGCATAACCcctaatcataataataatacaaaatctaAACATTTTTCCAGATGTAGTCCATTGACGAGCATGTAAAGGATGACTATACCCTCACTAAAATTACCTTGTCACTCAACTAACTGACTTACTATACAGTAGTGTAGTGTGAAAAGTTGTCAGAATATGAAGTATATGGAACCATTGTCCCTGTGTACTGCATATATTGAGCATCAAACACGGCCTTCAGTGGACTGCAGATTGTATTTGTATGTGTACAGGAATTACAGTACATTTTACTACTTTTGACATTATTTATAGTAGTGTGGTCACATGTatcacatacattattattatgtcaGTTTTGCAAATTAAAAGGGCCAATAAGGGGCGTGTGTGGGACCCAATGCAAATTTGTTATGGGACCCTCTATGCATCACCATAATGCCAGGCCCACCACAATGCTGGCTCCACCACTAGTCAATATTCCCATAGGTCAGAATACTAAGCTATATTAAGTTTGCATTGTTCTGTAGGATACATTGTAAATAAACACAAGGTTACTACAATCGAGCTTTTGGTCAAGCATAGTACAGTATAGTATGTCCTTTgtatattacattaaatttagattACCTGTACACTCTCTGTCCATATATTGTATTGTAGCTCTTTCAGACTGTGCACACAACATATATAATTGATGTGACCAGAGCCCTATTGTCCCAGTTGACCTATATTATGTCCCCAGCTGCTATGATTAATTGTACTGGGGATTGGAGAGGTGCACTAGGCCCTTAGATACGGTTATTCCAGCCGGCGCATGTTGCTTCAGTCGTCGGAGAGTGCTCGTATCTTGCGTGAATTTGCTCTATGCATGCACCACAATGGGacttatgccagtgaacgcaactgcatgtaattcatgtccataggcaaatgacacttccgacttcCTACAACTTGATGGGTGGAACACTGGTGGGAAGGGGCGGATTAACATAGGCAACATACAGTAAGTGCGAGCCGAGGTCGAGCTCAGGCACATGTGGCCAAATCTAGTTCAGGGCATCCcttaggtacgtgtttttttaactgcatcatttgcaccagctacagggcaggtgaaagtgccgactgatagtgatgactacatgtatgtgtgccagaAAATGTTTTGGCAGTAAGAGAAACTAAAAGAATGcatttttgtttaatgtattttatgtaaaaaaacatggttttattaatgattatagtattacaattgtaaaaaaatagtttttgcatgcattctgataggacttcatattgcacatatgcttgcgtgtatcctgcactctgttctgtctgacTACATATGGCTagctaccgtatttccccatgtataagacacacttTAATTTTTGGGGcccaaaaggtaaaaaaaaatgtattacataaaaTTACTCATCACTgtcaaaactctcatccattagCTTGTCCTCGTCTTTGTTTGATGACGaatcacatttatattatatacggtgtgcagcaggaggaagcAGAAGGCTCGCCTGGTTGTGATTTCAGTCTACAAAGGCAGAGATCTCACATAAGGTGTCTAGAGCAGAGTTTACAGTAAAGTCCCACTTTAGTTACAGGAAGGCAGCGCTACTGCACAGCGTTGttgacaagagacaagtcacgtCGACACGTCCCAAGCGTGTCAACGTGACTTTTCTCTTGACAGCAAGGCTGTGCAGTAGACAAGTAGACTTGACTCATCGGAACTCATGGGCGCTCATCGGAACTCTCAGTCACGAGATTGACAGCTCCGAGAGAGAAGAGGCTAGAGTAAGGGTGCGGGACGCTGAGTCTCTGTCAGCAATGTCATGCTGCATTCTGGACTCGGAGGTAAATAGTGCTGGCACTGTATAAGACgaacccagtttttagacccaaaatttttggaaaaaaggtgcgtcttacacatggggaaatacagtaaaTGCAGCCATGTCGTACTTATACCAAGATTCCAATGGTAATGTTTATTGAGATTCACATGTATTTAGAAACGGGCGTACTTGCgtgcatgtgttttgtttttttaattgcaagTTGTGTTCATATTGCGCTCAAAGGTGAGCCAGGCCCATTGTTTACATCAGTTATAAAGTTGGTATATAAAAGTATCAGCATATGAATCCTAAAATATTAATGTTCGGTTTCCCAATTGATTTCTCCAATTAATATAACATCATATCTCCCAATTGCTAGTAAGagtacatactgggcctgagtcattaaagaaagtaaaaggAGTAATTgatctccgggacaaaccatgttacaatgcaaaaagTGCATATTAGTTGCCCATAACTTAAACATTGGCTGttatttttcatctagcacacaaatacttttactcttttactgaagtttaaagttgatctaggacatgccctaccccaactataaatctgtcctcacattttaaatttacctctccctccaatgcaacatggttttgcccatgtgcaaagttactccttttttatgctttgctctccttaatgactcaggcccattgagtaTAATGTTTCTGCTGTTTCGTGACTGTTTTTACATATCTGTTGCAACATCCAACCTTTATCAAgttaaaatggaaaacaaaaaagtTAGAACTTTTGCCACCCCCTTTTATCACCCGTCTAAATTGGATGAAGTTGGCACTTTGACTCAAATGACTTAGTTTACAGAATGATCTGTGTGattattttaaactttattttatttatcacagTTTAGGTGTTAAATAGGCTGCATATTATGTATTTCTAAAGTTTAATCATGGTTAATAGTTTCGCAACTCTGTCCCTAATAAATGACAGAATTATAGCTACATCAGTAACATTGTGTACTGCTCGTCTAATGACTCTTTTCACCTCTTGGTTCCTCAGGCTGTATATAAGTGGATTCAGCATCGGTGTCACTACTGAGTAGAAGACAGCAGCTATCTTGTCTTGTTTCTCAAACACATTGGAAGGAGAGCGTAGGTAAGTGAAGAACACGGACACATAGAACATGGTGACACACAAGAGATGAGAAGAACATGTACTAAAGGCTTTCTGTCTGCCCTCAGCAGATTTCATCCGTAGAATGGAAGAAATTATGAAACTATATGAGATCAGGATGGTCATAAAGGAGCCTAGGCCACAAAATATTATGAAGAATACAGTTACTATGAGACAGGAGAAGGTATCAGAGCAGGACAGTTGGAGCAGTGGAGGGATGTCACAATAGAAGTGGTCTATAAGGTTTGAACTACAGAATTGGAGACTGAATACACAACTGGTCTGAAAAGATGACTGCAGAAAGCCAATAGAGAAAGCCAGGCCAACCAGATACAAACATATGTTTTTAGTCATTATGGAGACATAATGGAGAGGGTGGCAGATGGCAGTATATCGGTCATACGACATATTTGCAAGAAGTAAACACTCAGTACCTGCCAGAGCAGCAAAGAAGAAGAACTGAAGGGCACATCCATCGAATGAGATGGTCTTCCTCATGGAGATAAGGTCAGAGAGCATTTTAGGAGTTATAACTGAGGAGTAGACAAGGTCCACCAGAGAGAGGTAACTCAGGAAGAAGTACATCGGAGTGTGGAGGTTGGAGCTGTTATGGACAACAGTCATCATGCCGATGTTTCCCACTACAGTCACCATGTAAACATGTAAGAACAACACAAAGAGGAACGGGGCAAGTTCTCTATTGTCAGTGAGTCCAGAAAACAAAAACACTCTCACCTGAGTCTTGTTAATGATGTCCATTAAGTTCTCTGTATGTGATGGCATAAAAATAGATTACAAATATCACTCATTCACAAAGCTAAAGCCAGTAGCAAAACAAACAATTCCACACAAAGCTACAAATACACGATACAAACTGCAAAAAGAATTGTGTACACGGACATCAACTGAACCACACACTTTGTCACCCAGTGACTATAAAGATCTTAGTCATTTTAACTTAATCCAGTCTTCACTAGAAACCCCTGCAAGAATTTGACAGGCTTTGCTGCAGGGCAACCACAGATAGTGGACCTATGGTTAGATTTAATAGGCAGTAGGTGACACAAGACAGACTAAAGAACAATTATGAGAAAGACAAACTTTATAGTCGGAAACAGGGTGAGGATCAGGATTGGTAGCAGAGATGTAGGTTCAATATATATGTTATGGTGAACATCCATGGCTGGTGCTTTTAACTTTGCAATCTCACGATTATGCATCTAAATTGTCGCATGTAGAGGAAGTAGCAGCAGTTTCTACTTTCTGAATGTACATTTGTGGATTTTACCTATCTGCAGTCACATGGATAAGGCCATTTAATCCAAGTcctaataaataacatatatattaaaCAGTTTATATATGCCTTTATAAGAGTGGAGTGCAAGTCTAAAGTATACTAGTGTAGCTTGCAGTCTCTCAAGTGTCATTGCAGTCCTGATATGCCTGAACCTGGTGTCCAATTTCCCTGTTCCAGTATCGCACCAC
This genomic interval carries:
- the LOC142150371 gene encoding olfactory receptor 5AP2-like encodes the protein MDIINKTQVRVFLFSGLTDNRELAPFLFVLFLHVYMVTVVGNIGMMTVVHNSSNLHTPMYFFLSYLSLVDLVYSSVITPKMLSDLISMRKTISFDGCALQFFFFAALAGTECLLLANMSYDRYTAICHPLHYVSIMTKNICLYLVGLAFSIGFLQSSFQTSCVFSLQFCSSNLIDHFYCDIPPLLQLSCSDTFSCLIVTVFFIIFCGLGSFMTILISYSFIISSILRMKSAEGRQKAFSTCSSHLLCVTMFYVSVFFTYLRSPSNVFEKQDKIAAVFYSVVTPMLNPLIYSLRNQEVKRVIRRAVHNVTDVAIILSFIRDRVAKLLTMIKL